Proteins encoded by one window of Montipora capricornis isolate CH-2021 unplaced genomic scaffold, ASM3666992v2 scaffold_498, whole genome shotgun sequence:
- the LOC138036734 gene encoding uncharacterized protein isoform X1, whose amino-acid sequence MICTGISVTFLNMSYKFYLLMQMKAFKVWNNKRTIKKFVVGINCYEDLVTKGGEKLGVSAVKAVLEEDGTEIDNEYLEFLDPNNAIILLEQQENWTDKDNCNLPVSEGHGQLHETKKTPPVVPSGAKKQATITREMRLGPPIEEVKEEPVEEEVMKDAMIYGKNLAKPLSEYQIAVNKAAGKLALQSPVLLSNRGELYEKAREQVKVDGYSFKKGFSRSNSGTSSCSSSETETVSPKVKRAKRDKDERKREVDNLTTMVENVKGNLQFKQKRLEKAKTVHDYKQCDQLATEIRQLLKDKHDYEMQIAALQKSESKSSWYFKSKSKPKKADSRAMKGLNKTQSRLPQENKISFKSSPVTAVNSGNSTCINTKSAQRGMPSSLSTSEEGEEYHTEREKSMSDESKVTSPTGSERVEPPTAIEDAPSPTDTVILQGSTDEEDVRDFALTPPVTKELEGDLNIF is encoded by the exons ATGATTTGCACAGGCATCAGTGTCACGTTTCTGAATATGTCGTACAAATTCTATTTATTAATGCAGATGAAAGCGTTTAAAGTATGGAACAACAAAAGGACAATTAAAAAATTTGTAGTTGGGATAAACTGTTACGAAGATTTGGTCACTAAAG GGGGTGAGAAACTGGGTGTAAGTGCTGTGAAGGCTGTTTTGGAAGAAGATGGAACAGAAATTGACAATGAGTACCTGGAGTTTCTTGACCCAAATAATGCAATCATACTGCTCGAGCAACAGGAGAACTGGACTGACAAAGATAATTGTAATCTTCCTGTTTCAGAAGGCCACG GCCAGTTACATGAAACTAAAAAGACTCCTCCTGTGGTGCCTTCAGGAGCCAAAAAGCAGGCAACAATTACAAGGGAAATGAGGTTGGGGCCTCCAATTGAG GAAGTTAAAGAGGAACCAGTTGAAGAAGAGGTGATGAAGGATGCTATGATTTATGGAAAGAATCTTGCAAAGCCCTTATCAGAATACCAAATAGCAGTAAACAAAGCAGCTGGAAAACTGGCCTTGCAAAGCCCAGTGTTACTCTCAAACAGAG gAGAGCTCTATGAGAAGGCAAGAGAACAAGTCAAAGTTGATGGATATTCATTCAAAAAGGGTTTCTCAAGATCCAATAGTGGTACAAGCAGCTGCAGCAGCAGTGAGACTGAAACTGTGTCTCCAAAAGTAAAACGGGCCAAGCGAgacaaagatgaaagaaaaagggaagTAGATAATTTAACAACAATGGTAGAGAATGTAAAAGGTAATTTGCAATTTAAGCAAAAGAGGCTAGAAAAAGCCAAGACAGTCCATGATTACAAACAATGTGATCAGTTAGCAACGGAAATAAGGCAGCTGTTAAAGGATAAACATGATTATGAAATGCAGATAGCAGCACTGCAAAAAAGTGAATCAAAGTCATCGTGGTATTTCAAGAGCAAGTCGAAACCAAAAAAAGCAGATTCAAGGGCTATGAAAGGTCTCAATAAAACTCAGTCGAGGTTGCCACAGGAGAATAAAATAAGTTTCAAATCATCGCCTGTAACtgcagttaattctgggaattCTACCTGTATCAACACAAAATCTGCTCAACGTGGTATGCCTTCTTCCTTAAGCACATCAGAAGAAGGAGAGGAATATCATACTGAAAGGGAAAAGTCAATGTCCGATGAAAGCAAGGTCACATCACCAACAGGATCAGAGAGAGTTGAACCTCCAACAGCCATAGAGGATGCCCCGTCACCTACAGACACGGTGATCTTACAGGGATCAACAGACGAGGAGGACGTTCGGGATTTTGCCTTGACCCCTCCAGTTACAAAGGAACTGGAGGGGGACTTGAACATCTTTTGA
- the LOC138036734 gene encoding uncharacterized protein isoform X2, which translates to MDRTQKMKAFKVWNNKRTIKKFVVGINCYEDLVTKGGEKLGVSAVKAVLEEDGTEIDNEYLEFLDPNNAIILLEQQENWTDKDNCNLPVSEGHGQLHETKKTPPVVPSGAKKQATITREMRLGPPIEEVKEEPVEEEVMKDAMIYGKNLAKPLSEYQIAVNKAAGKLALQSPVLLSNRGELYEKAREQVKVDGYSFKKGFSRSNSGTSSCSSSETETVSPKVKRAKRDKDERKREVDNLTTMVENVKGNLQFKQKRLEKAKTVHDYKQCDQLATEIRQLLKDKHDYEMQIAALQKSESKSSWYFKSKSKPKKADSRAMKGLNKTQSRLPQENKISFKSSPVTAVNSGNSTCINTKSAQRGMPSSLSTSEEGEEYHTEREKSMSDESKVTSPTGSERVEPPTAIEDAPSPTDTVILQGSTDEEDVRDFALTPPVTKELEGDLNIF; encoded by the exons ATGGACAGAACGCAAAAG ATGAAAGCGTTTAAAGTATGGAACAACAAAAGGACAATTAAAAAATTTGTAGTTGGGATAAACTGTTACGAAGATTTGGTCACTAAAG GGGGTGAGAAACTGGGTGTAAGTGCTGTGAAGGCTGTTTTGGAAGAAGATGGAACAGAAATTGACAATGAGTACCTGGAGTTTCTTGACCCAAATAATGCAATCATACTGCTCGAGCAACAGGAGAACTGGACTGACAAAGATAATTGTAATCTTCCTGTTTCAGAAGGCCACG GCCAGTTACATGAAACTAAAAAGACTCCTCCTGTGGTGCCTTCAGGAGCCAAAAAGCAGGCAACAATTACAAGGGAAATGAGGTTGGGGCCTCCAATTGAG GAAGTTAAAGAGGAACCAGTTGAAGAAGAGGTGATGAAGGATGCTATGATTTATGGAAAGAATCTTGCAAAGCCCTTATCAGAATACCAAATAGCAGTAAACAAAGCAGCTGGAAAACTGGCCTTGCAAAGCCCAGTGTTACTCTCAAACAGAG gAGAGCTCTATGAGAAGGCAAGAGAACAAGTCAAAGTTGATGGATATTCATTCAAAAAGGGTTTCTCAAGATCCAATAGTGGTACAAGCAGCTGCAGCAGCAGTGAGACTGAAACTGTGTCTCCAAAAGTAAAACGGGCCAAGCGAgacaaagatgaaagaaaaagggaagTAGATAATTTAACAACAATGGTAGAGAATGTAAAAGGTAATTTGCAATTTAAGCAAAAGAGGCTAGAAAAAGCCAAGACAGTCCATGATTACAAACAATGTGATCAGTTAGCAACGGAAATAAGGCAGCTGTTAAAGGATAAACATGATTATGAAATGCAGATAGCAGCACTGCAAAAAAGTGAATCAAAGTCATCGTGGTATTTCAAGAGCAAGTCGAAACCAAAAAAAGCAGATTCAAGGGCTATGAAAGGTCTCAATAAAACTCAGTCGAGGTTGCCACAGGAGAATAAAATAAGTTTCAAATCATCGCCTGTAACtgcagttaattctgggaattCTACCTGTATCAACACAAAATCTGCTCAACGTGGTATGCCTTCTTCCTTAAGCACATCAGAAGAAGGAGAGGAATATCATACTGAAAGGGAAAAGTCAATGTCCGATGAAAGCAAGGTCACATCACCAACAGGATCAGAGAGAGTTGAACCTCCAACAGCCATAGAGGATGCCCCGTCACCTACAGACACGGTGATCTTACAGGGATCAACAGACGAGGAGGACGTTCGGGATTTTGCCTTGACCCCTCCAGTTACAAAGGAACTGGAGGGGGACTTGAACATCTTTTGA
- the LOC138036741 gene encoding uncharacterized protein — MADSSASESSSNSGSDFSDFEASLEGKNNESALDPVGEIRPWRFEPPGRNGNQVRESEEEQQPIRSGCLNQESHERCQCGNCQSMWREEENICCQEVDAAKNKNLEPVTVEELQAEPGCIVQHPGFEAVCLNVWVLQTAWLQYKQQYGSSAYEGPEHKKNRHIAYRQLVRWCWGALGKNIPAPLPSCAVNCKLRTPGKTCERRISQGN, encoded by the exons ATGGCTGATAGTAGTGCAAGTGAGAGCAGTTCCAACTCGGGGTCCgatttttcggattttgaggcTTCGCTGGAAGGCAAAAATAATGAAAGCGCTTTGGACCCTGTTGGTGAAATCAGGCCCTGGCGATTTGAACCGCCAGGAAGAAATGGAAATCAAGTGCGCGAATCAGAAGAAGAACAACAGCCCATACGCAGCGGCTGCCTCAATCAAGAAAGCCACGA AAGGTGCCAGTGTGGAAACTGCCAGTCAATGTGGAGGGAGGAAGAGAACATCTGCTGTCAAGAAGTAGATGCagcgaaaaataaaaatttggaGCCTGTTACAGTGGAAGAGCTGCAGGCAGAACCCGGATGTATTGTCCAGCATCCAGGATTTGAGGCAGTGTGCCTCAATGTATGGGTTCTGCAGACAGCTTGGCTACAGTACAAGCAGCAGTATGGCTCTTCTGCTTATGAGGGTCCAGAGCACAAGAAAAACCGCCACATTGCCTACAGGCAGCTAGTCAGATGGTGTTGGGGTGCCTTGGGCAAAAATATTCCGGCGCCTTTACCTTCTTGTGCAGTGAATTGCAAATTACGAACACCAGGAAAAA